The Pseudoxanthomonas sp. Root65 sequence GCATTCATGGCATCAGGCTCATCCGGTGGGCTGATGACCCTGACGGGCCAAAGCGACGGATGTGACCGGATTCCGCGACACGCCTCCTGCCATGCCCCGGGCTCAGTCGCCGCTGACGGGCTGGATGCGGATGCGGTCTTCTTCTTCGTCCGCCGGCGCGGGCGGGGTGGGAACCGACTGTTCCGGCATGGGCGGCGCCACGGCGGACGGCGGCGTTGCGGGACGCCGCATCCACATCACGACGGCGGCCAGCGCGATCAGCGCCAGCAGGACCAGGCGGATGCGCCAGGCCCATGAGCGCTGCGGCGTCGTGGTGTCCTGCGCACTGCTGAAGGTCAGCGTGGATGCGTAGCCGGGCCGCGTGCTTTCCAGCAGGCCGGCCTCGCGCAGCAGTTCACGTGCGCGCGGCTGGTCGTCCGCATGCCGCACCCAAACGGCAGGCTGCAACTGCGCCTTCACCGGTTCGGTATAGCTGAACTGGCCGCCGCGCTTGCTGTGGTATGAGCGCCCGTTGCTGATGTGCACGGGAATGCCGGCCTCCGTCAGCATCCTGGCGACGCCTTCGACCGTCTCGATCCGCTGGCTGGAAAACACCTGGCGCATGCGTGCTCCTCAGTCCTTGGCCGGGACGGCCGATGCCGCTTCGGCATCGGGCACCACGCGGATCAGGCCTTCCTGCGCGGTGCTGGCGACCAGCCGGCCCTGGCGGTCGAAGATCTGCCCGCGCGCCAGGCCGCGCGAACCGCTCGCGCTGGGGCTGTCGATGGAATACAGCAGCCAGTCGTCGGCGCGGAACGGGCGATGGAACCACAGTGCATGGTCGAGCGAGGCCATCTGCACGTTCGGCTGGTAGTAGCTGATGCCGTGCGGGTACGTGGCCGTGCCCAGCAGCTGGAAATCGGAGGCGTAGGCAAGCAGGGCGCGATGCAGTTCTGGCGAGTCGCCGACCGGTTCGCTCAGGCG is a genomic window containing:
- a CDS encoding DUF2007 domain-containing protein yields the protein MRQVFSSQRIETVEGVARMLTEAGIPVHISNGRSYHSKRGGQFSYTEPVKAQLQPAVWVRHADDQPRARELLREAGLLESTRPGYASTLTFSSAQDTTTPQRSWAWRIRLVLLALIALAAVVMWMRRPATPPSAVAPPMPEQSVPTPPAPADEEEDRIRIQPVSGD